The DNA window GCAACTATTCATATTATTTTTTCACCGTTCGTTACACGAGGAGTTACTAATGAAGAATGTATTGATCATAGGCGGTGTTGCAGCTGGAGCAACGGCAGCAGCAAGAGTACGAAGACTTGATAATGATGTGAATATCACCCTCTTGGAGGCTGGAGCAGATGTTTCGTTTGCAAACTGTGGCCTTCCTTACTACCTTGGACGGGATATTGAATACCGTTCTTCCTTGATTCTTGCAAGTGAAGAGACGTTTCATGAGCAGTATCGCGTCAAGGTACATACCCATACAGAGGCGCTTGCTATTGACCGTGAAAAGAAGCAGGTCAAAGCACTAAACAACGTTACTGGTGAGGAGCATGTGTTCCCATACGACTCCCTGATTCTAGCTCAAGGGGGGAAGCCGGTCGTACCACCTCTTCCTGGTGTCAATAAGGAACATGTGTTCCAACTCTGGACCCTTGCAGATATGGACAGGATCGACCACTACATCAGCGAGAAAGATCCTAAGAAAGCAGTGGTAGTCGGCGGTGGTTTCATAGGCCTGGAGATGGTTGAGGCACTCACCAAGCGTGGGATTGCTGTAACACTGGTTGAGATGGCACCCCAGGTTATGCCCAACCTGGAAGGGGAATTTGCAGGGTTTATCACGAAGGAACTACTGGACTATGGTGTGAAGCTCAAACTTGGTAAATCTGTAGAGGCTATTGAAGACAAAAAGGTGCTTATCAATGACGGTACCTCCATCGATACTGATTTCGTCCTGCTTTCAGTAGGTGTTCGTCCTACATTGCAACTTGCAAAGGATGCAGGTCTTGAGATGGGTTCCTCTGGTGGCCTCAAGGTCAACGAGCATATGTGCACCAGCGATCCTTCCATCTTTGCTGCTGGGGATATGGTGGAAATTTCCCACAATATCCTTGGGAAAAATGTGAGGATGCCACTGGCAGGACCTGCAAACAGACAGGGAAGAATTGTTGGAGAGAATGCTCTTGGAGGGAACCGTACCTATAAAGGTGTTTCCGGTAGCTCGATCGTTAAAGTATTTGAGGCTATTGCTGGTTCTACAGGTATGAGTCTAAAGGCAGGTAGGGATGCAGGTCTCAGCGTTGATGCTGTGGTCGTACACAAGGCAAGCCATACTGCTTATTACTCAGGTTCAGAGAAAGTGAGTCTGATGCTTGTTTTCGATAAAAAGACCAAGAAAGTACTTGGAGCTCAGGTCGCTGGACGGGTAGGGATAGATAAGAGAATTGATGTTATCGCAACTGCAATTGCAGGTGGCCTGACACTTGACGATCTGGCTGAACTCGACTTGGCATATGCTCCTCCGTTCAACTCACCGAATGGACCAGTCAATATGGCAGCTTTTACCGCAATCAACCATACCAGTGGATTCAGCCCCTCTGTTTTGGCACAGGATTTCGAGCACTTCGTCATGGAACAGCAACCTATTGCAATCGACCTTCGTGATCCGATCAGCTATGGGAAGGCCAATCTACGCGGTACCAATAATTTGAGTCAGGATATGATCAGGGAGAATCTGGACAAGATTCCCAAGGAGAATCCGATTATCCTTATCAGTGATGATGGGCAGAAGGGTCATGTGGTACTTAGAATGCTCAAGGGTGCAGGCTTCAGCCGTGTATTTAACTTGAGTGGTGGCTATATCAGTCTAGAGCGATATGCCCGAGCCATTGGTTTCCAGTATCTACAGGTCGGAAAGTATCCAATTTTGAAAAAATCAGTAGAGGATTCCAAGGAGACCAAGAAAGAGGAAGCTGATGAATCTGAAGTGCTTGCTTCTGAAGGACCAATCATTCTGGATGTTCGTACTCCGATGGAATTTGAGATGGGCGCATACCCAGGAGCAATCAATGTTGGACTCGATTCCCTACAGGAGTGGGCTGAAGGAATAGAAGATAAAGATCGAGAGATCATCATCTATTGTGCTTCAGGAGCCCGATCCAGCTATGGCATGCGTATCCTGAACCAGATGGGATTCACCAACGTGGAAAATGGTGGTGGTCTGCATAATATGATGGCCAGAGGTTAATACATTCTCCCCGTACCATTCAAAAAGCAAGGAAGTTACCAAATAGTGTGAAGGTAACTTCCTTGTATATATATGATTGTTGTGAATTGCTTAGTATTGGCTACCTCTAGACCGACATGCATATGGAAAGTCTAAACTAACGTTGAGTGTAATTGTCTAAATCCTAGAGAATCAACAGAACTTCACTATCTTAAGGTACATTAACAGGATTGGTTAAATGCGTTCCATTCAACATTGATTCATA is part of the uncultured Sphaerochaeta sp. genome and encodes:
- a CDS encoding FAD-dependent oxidoreductase; protein product: MKNVLIIGGVAAGATAAARVRRLDNDVNITLLEAGADVSFANCGLPYYLGRDIEYRSSLILASEETFHEQYRVKVHTHTEALAIDREKKQVKALNNVTGEEHVFPYDSLILAQGGKPVVPPLPGVNKEHVFQLWTLADMDRIDHYISEKDPKKAVVVGGGFIGLEMVEALTKRGIAVTLVEMAPQVMPNLEGEFAGFITKELLDYGVKLKLGKSVEAIEDKKVLINDGTSIDTDFVLLSVGVRPTLQLAKDAGLEMGSSGGLKVNEHMCTSDPSIFAAGDMVEISHNILGKNVRMPLAGPANRQGRIVGENALGGNRTYKGVSGSSIVKVFEAIAGSTGMSLKAGRDAGLSVDAVVVHKASHTAYYSGSEKVSLMLVFDKKTKKVLGAQVAGRVGIDKRIDVIATAIAGGLTLDDLAELDLAYAPPFNSPNGPVNMAAFTAINHTSGFSPSVLAQDFEHFVMEQQPIAIDLRDPISYGKANLRGTNNLSQDMIRENLDKIPKENPIILISDDGQKGHVVLRMLKGAGFSRVFNLSGGYISLERYARAIGFQYLQVGKYPILKKSVEDSKETKKEEADESEVLASEGPIILDVRTPMEFEMGAYPGAINVGLDSLQEWAEGIEDKDREIIIYCASGARSSYGMRILNQMGFTNVENGGGLHNMMARG